A DNA window from Ahaetulla prasina isolate Xishuangbanna chromosome 7, ASM2864084v1, whole genome shotgun sequence contains the following coding sequences:
- the AMIGO2 gene encoding amphoterin-induced protein 2: protein MFSVWHTTLSLHGNYKRLGCLLIFTVSVCCSASLMCPTTCICASDIMSCTSRNLSRVPSTLFKHIKRLDMSHNKIGILDQDWIPMLLEKLNTLILNHNNIFSISIGSFSVVPNVKYLDLSSNNLKSLGSPIFQELRMLEILLLYNNHIAQVDSAAFGGIPTLQKLYLSYNSLTRFPIELYTGKYKLSELVFLDLSYNRIQSIPVNGMRLVPARHLSGIYLHGNPFHCDCILYSMLNLWYLRHFTSVENFKSEYTCNKDAQKLPLLQNNYLNCSESAINGSFHAFGFIHEAQIGERIIIPCDTKISDAGTSFIWISPDNQVLEPGKSTEQFKVFHNGSLEIDDAQYEDTGLYSCIAINKKRLLNETIEVRINVSNFTVDKSYSHETFNTAFTTLAACVASIILVLLYLYLTPCPCKCKSKKRKRQLNQNSTSHASILTSNTPLNLPLDEKKASSGKRVVFLEPVKEPKPGQNGKIRIFPNETVIAESILKTSRTKSDSVSTNSTFSDMPFMPSS, encoded by the coding sequence ATGTTTTCTGTTTGGCACACTACTCTCTCTCTTCATGGGAACTACAAGAGGTTGGGTTGCCTCTTAATTTTCACTGTAAGTGTATGTTGTAGTGCCTCTTTAATGTGCCCCACCACTTGCATTTGTGCCAGTGACATTATGAGCTGCACCAGCAGAAACCTCTCAAGGGTGCCATCAACTCTTTTCAAGCACATAAAAAGACTGGATATGAGTCACAACAAAATTGGGATTTTGGATCAAGACTGGATACCCATGCTGCTTGAGAAGTTGAACACCCTCATCCTCAATCATAACAACATTTTCAGTATTTCTATTGGGAGCTTCTCAGTTGTTCCAAACGTCAAGTACCTAGACCTGTCATCCAACAATTTGAAGTCATTGGGCAGTCCTATATTTCAGGAACTGAGAATGCTGGAGATTCTGTTGCTTTATAACAATCATATTGCACAGGTTGATTCTGCTGCTTTTGGAGGAATTCCTACACTGCAAAAGCTGTATTTAAGTTACAACTCTCTCACACGCTTCCCAATTGAACTCTATACTGGGAAATACAAGCTCTCCGAACTGGTATTCTTAGATCTTTCTTATAATCGGATCCAGTCAATACCAGTTAATGGCATGAGATTAGTACCAGCCCGACACTTAAGTGGAATTTATCTTCATGGGAATCCATTTCATTGTGACTGCATACTTTATTCTATGCTGAACTTGTGGTACCTTCGACATTTTACTTCAGTGGAAAACTTCAAGAGTGAATACACATGCAATAAAGATGCCCAAAAACTGCCTTTATTGCAGAACAATTATTTAAATTGTTCAGAAAGCGCTATTAATGGTTCTTTTCATGCCTTTGGTTTTATTCACGAAGCACAAATTGGTGAGCGAATTATAATACCCTGTGATACCAAAATCAGTGATGCTGGGACTAGTTTTATTTGGATCAGCCCAGATAATCAAGTTTTAGAGCCAGGAAAGTCAACTGAACAGTTCAAAGTATTTCATAATGGGAGCCTGGAAATAGATGATGCTCAGTATGAAGACACTGGACTTTATTCCTGCATTgcaataaataagaaaagattACTGAATGAAACAATTGAAGTAAGAATAAATGTCAGCAATTTCACAGTCGACAAATCTTACTCACATGAAACATTTAACACTGCTTTTACAACCCTTGCAGCTTGTGTAGCCAGTATTATTTTGGTACTTCTTTACCTCTACTTGACGCCCTGTCCTTGTAAGTGCAagtcaaagaaaaggaaaaggcaaTTAAACCAAAATAGCACATCTCATGCATCTATACTAACCTCCAACACACCCCTCAATCTTCCATTAGATGAGAAGAAGGCTAGCAGTGGCAAAAGAGTGGTGTTTCTTGAACCTGTGAAGGAACCTAAACCAGGTCAAAATGGAAAAATCAGAATATTTCCCAATGAGACTGTAATTGCTGAAAGCATCCTGAAAACATCCCGAACAAAATCAGATTCAGTTTCCACAAACTCCACATTCTCAGACATGCCTTTCATGCCATCATCTTAA